A single region of the Montipora capricornis isolate CH-2021 chromosome 13, ASM3666992v2, whole genome shotgun sequence genome encodes:
- the LOC138030810 gene encoding uncharacterized protein yields MTWYGPPDSSIDLFSPFEELIGKLDSENIEYYILGDLNCNMAASKFDNSKNILSNIAEVYGLDQLITEYTRITDKSSTLIDLIFTNTPDRVVCSGVSHIGISDHSLVYAFRKVSIESTTNKHTTLRCRKFKNFNSDHFRNDICQQDWSNIENYSDPNLMWAAWKQLFLECVNKHAPLHVKRARASKSPWITPYSKKRMHDRDILKLKAPRSNDANDWLQFKKCRNLVNNEIKKAKELYYKRALDENEGNLRQTWRIVNELTSRKTNNCCIKEIKSNGNSIYGPPELADAFNDHFSSIGPKLASQIYSNYNGPSHLHFLEGTDKCFELKCTNPSKVFSLLSKLCKSKATGLDMISARLLRECADLIAVFYF; encoded by the coding sequence ATGACCTGGTATGGACCCCCTGATTCTTCAATTGACCTTTTTAGTCCATTTGAAGAACTTATTGGAAAACTTGACTCAGAAAATATCGAATATTACATCTTAGGAGATCTGAATTGTAACATGGCCGCGTCTAAGTTTGACAACAGTAAAAATATCTTATCTAATATTGCTGAAGTTTACGGCCTTGATCAGTTGATAACCGAATATACTAGAATTACTGACAAATCGTCTACTTTAATTGATCTAATTTTTACAAATACTCCTGATAGGGTCGTCTGCTCAGGGGTCTCACATATAGGCATCAGCGACCACAGTTTAGTTTACGCCTTTCGTAAAGTTTCTATAGAATCGACAACGAATAAGCATACTACCCTGAGATGTAGGAAATTTAAGAATTTTAACTCTGATCACTTTCGCAACGATATATGTCAACAGGATTGGAGTAACATCGAAAACTATTCTGATCCTAATTTAATGTGGGCTGCATGGAAACAACTATTCCTGGAATGCGTAAACAAGCATGCCCCACTTCATGTAAAACGGGCTCGCGCCTCAAAGTCACCTTGGATCACACCTTACTCAAAGAAACGAATGCATGACAGAGATATTCTTAAATTGAAAGCACCACGTTCTAACGATGCTAATGACTGgctacaatttaaaaaatgtcGCAACCTCGTTAACAACgaaattaaaaaagcaaaagagCTCTATTATAAAAGGGCATTAGATGAAAATGAAGGCAATTTGCGCCAGACCTGGAGGATTGTAAATGAGCTCACGTCAAGGAAAACTAATAATTGTTGcataaaagaaatcaaaagcaaCGGTAACTCTATTTACGGCCCTCCTGAGCTGGCCGATGCCTTCAACGATCACTTTTCTTCTATTGGACCCAAGCTTGCTAGCCAGATTTATTCTAATTATAATGGTCCATCACACCTACACTTCCTCGAGGGAACTGATAAATGTTTTGAGTTAAAATGTACTAATCCTTCTAAAGTGTTCTCACTTTTGTCTAAGCTTTGTAAATCCAAAGCCACAGGCTTAGATATGATATCTGCGCGACTTCTTAGGGAATGCGCCGACCTGATTgctgtgttttatttttaa